atgctgttaaatgttaattccACATTACGAGTTCTGAATTTAGAACACACTGCTATGTCCAAATCCTGCACACAGTTTTCTTCCAGTGGTaaagaattgttttatttctccaacCTGGAGTTCCAGAGGACAGAAGTGAAGCTGTAAGCTAGCTCAGTGTTTTATGGGGCTCAGGATAATGACCTCTAATCACCTCTTTCATGTATCATGTTTCAGGAGCTCTTGGGAATGAATGGAGTGTGAAATACAGCCAACTAAATCTCTGTGCTTTAAAAGGATCTACAGTGTTTATGAAcggcacttacacacacccaaCAGGTCTTACAGTGGAGAACAGGTTTTGGTTAATAAACCCAGTTAAGGGTAAAGAGCCGACTGATCTGCTTAAGGAACCAGGTTACTCAGACAGAGTGGAGTATTTAGGAGATGAACAGAAACACTTCTCCCTCAGACTGAGTGACGTGaagaaaacagatgaacacatGTACTGCTTCAGAATCATAACAAACATAGACAAAGAAAAATTCCAGGGTCATCCTGGAGTTACACTCACTGTTACAGGTAAATAAATCATCTTATTTTCTCCATATATCACTCAGGCCATAATCTCTCTTTAGACACAGGAGTGTGAGAGTTTTGTACCAGATTAATGAAGCTCTCTAACATGTTCTTATtgaattatgattattttttaaaattaaacacttaaaagctTTGATTTACTAAGATTACAAACTAAGACACTAATTTTGTTGTGGATCTGATAAATTGCTGCTTGTTTTAAAggtgatttacaaaagtttctgtGTGTTAAATTTTCTCATTAGCTGTTAGAtcagaaatggaaaatgaaatttCAGAAGACAGAATTAACTGttaattacagtttattaaagtgctaaaacaaacaaaacaaaaacaaatacataaacagcTAAACAAAAAGTTCCAGTCAGAGCTTAAGAAGATAATTACATAATCATTATAACAGCTTCATCATGTCATCCCATGTTCaccacttaaaggaaaaatatacatttatacagacTTTATGTTCAGTTCCTAGAAATAATCTCAGTAAGAAAGATTCTCAGAATTAAGATTATATTTCTGTGATAAAgttggttttatatttaataccaGCCGCATGTATATGTAATTACGGGTCGAGTATAATGTCAATAAAAAGTCATATGATGTGCTGAAAACTTCGAACCAcaatatgaaggaaaaatgaaagagcATAGACGTTAGCATATTTCTGTTAATAAGGTAGATATGATTAAAATTGTGGTGAATATCTAATCTAAAACTTTACTGTGAGAATTTTAAAGcagtttttctatttctataagACAATAACTCACACTGTAGGtgctaaattattttatttgcattgacTCCACCCACTAGTTTTTACTAGTTAGTACATAGAAAACCTCCAAATCTCATATTCGAACACAAAATTTACAATTTCCCAttgttatcacacacacacacacacacacatacacacactccctctctctctcaattaaTCAGGGCctactatttatttacttgtttgtttgtttgtttagttgtttgtttgaCAACATTTAGCTTTACTGATGGTTGAGGAAAACACAGAGTTTATGTTCTTTATCTGCATAAAAACTGTGAATGACTGATTGAGGGGAAACGAGCTGGTagattattcactgaagcaGATTAATGTTTCTCTCGCTGTTTAAGATCTTCAGGTAATCGCTCCTGCAGAAGTGACAGAGGGACAATCAGCCGTTCTGACCTGTAAAACCACCTGCAGTCTGACTGATCCCACATTCATCTGGTACAAAAACAGACGTGGTTTAACCACAAAGACCACCAAGAGCAATGAAGTCCACCTGCAGCGGGTCAGCAGTGAGGATGCAGGCAGTTATagctgtgctgtaagaggatATGAACATCTCCCCTCTCCTGCTCAAACCCTCAGCGTCAGATGTgagctttatttatcttttcttatATATAGTGTAACTCAATTGATGATGAAGCACATGATATTTAATGAAAGTAAAGGAATCAAGAAAATCATTGATTATGATCATGAACTGATTTCCTCACTCTTATCATGGAACTCTCTAGATCCTCCAAAGAacgtctcagtgtccatcagctcctctggtgagatagtggagggcagttcagtgactctgacctgcagcagtgatgctaactCACCTGTGGACAACTACACCTGGTTTAAGGGGAAGACATCAGTAGGAAAAGGAAAGGCCTACATCATCTCCAAGATCAGAACTGAGGACAGTGGAGAGTACAAGTGCAAGTGCAGTAATGAAGTCGGACATCAGGACTCCATCGGTGTAACTCTGAATGTTCTGTGTAAGTTAAAGCTGAAGATCTCCTCCCGGCCAATAAGAGATAAAACTAtcatagatttaatttaaagtctAACTTCCCTACCCATTTTAGATCCTCCAAAGAatgtctcagtgtccatcagctcctctggtgagatagtggagggcagttcGGTGACTTTGActtgcagcagtgatgctaacccTCCTGTAGAGATCTACACCTGGTTTAAGGGGACAACATCAGTAGGAAAAGGAAAGGCCTACATCATCTCCAAGATAAGAACTGAGGACAATGGAGAGTACAAGTGCAAGTGCAGTAATGAAGTCGGACATCAGGACTCCATCGGTGTAACTCTGAATGTTCTGTGTAAGTTAAAGCTGAAGATCTCCTCACAGCCAATAAGAGATAAAACTAtcatagatttaatttaaagtctAACTTCCCTACCCATTTTAGATCCTCCAAAGAatgtctcagtgtccatcagctcctctggtgagatagtggagggcagttcGGTGACTTTGActtgcagcagtgatgctaacccTCCTGTAGAGATCTACACCTGGTTTAAGGGGACAACATCAGTAGGAAAAGGAAAGGCCTACATCATCTCCAAGATAAGAACTGAGGACAATGGAGAGTACAAGTGCAAGTGCAGTAATGAAGTCGGACATCAGGACTCCATCGGTGTAACTCTGAATGTTCTGTGTAAGTTAAAGCTGAAGATCTCCTCACAGCCAATAAGAGATAAAACTAtcatagatttaatttaaagtctAACTTCCCTACCCATTTTAGATCCTCCAAAGAacgtctcagtgtccatcagctcctctggtgagatagtggagggcagttcagtgactctgacctgcagcagtgatgctaacccTCCTGTGGAGAAGTACACCTGGTTTAAGGAGAAAGAATCATCACCTGTAGGATCTGGACAGAGTTACAGAGCTCTACAGAGTGGACAGTACTACTGCAAGGCTCAGAATAAACACGGCTCTGACAGATCAGCTGCAGTTTCCATCACTTTAAACGGTGAGAGCGATGATGTAAATCTATAACTCAGAATCacactgataaatatttaacactgaatcaTTATCACATCATCATCCACACAGGGTTTCAGAGCTTAGGTGTGTACGCAGGTGTTGgggctgttgtgtttgtgtgtgtttgtctgattATCACCTTCATGTTTATAAGGTAAGAAAATACAAGATTTCTTTTTCACCTTAATATAAAAATTGGAGTGAGGTCATAGTCAgaatttttacaatattttctgTTGTACAGCTCTGCACGTTTGAATATTTTTCTAGTAAACACTCCTGTTTTTAATTGACCAAGTTTTATGtacactacatggtcaaaagtatgtgtctcctgaccatcacacccatatgtgcttgttgaacatctttattatgctgttataataagctccactcgtctgggaaggcttttaaattagattttggagcgtggctgtggggatttgtgttcattcagctacaagagcattagtgagatcagccactgatgttgggatgtcaaggacgtctggggtgcagtcggtgttccagttcatcccaaaggtgttcagtggggttgaggtctcagggctctgtgcaggacactcgagttcttccactccaaccttaacacaccatgtcttcatggagctcgctttgtgtacaggggcattgtcatgctggaacagttctggcccttttagttccagtgaagggaaattgtaatgctacagcatacagagacattctatacaactgtgttcttccaactttgtggttagagtttggggaagaaccacatatgggtgtgatggtccgGGTGcacgtacttttggccatattgtgtatgtttaatgtttactgtGACAGGACTAAtggatttattatatttcattcaatgaagatattttgttgttgattttttttttcaacaggaaaaagaaaagaaatagttCAACAGCAGACCAAAGTTCAAAACAGgtaaataaatgtacagataATTGTTGAGAAGTGTGTTTATACTGTCATTTAAAAACTTCAGTGTATTTCTATTATAGCAAAATAACCAACAACGGAGTggtgagttactgttaccaccccaactgtgattaatttcctataacaacatgtgcCTAAGTGTTTTATACAACAGCTATTTGCCagggattacaattttttttgcccCCGCCACTAGGTCCTTCTGTGCATACATCTGAGATTCTTCTAAGCGAAAAGTGTTGAGTGTTTGTAGGACTTATTTGGCATTATCATTATAAGCAGTAGATGAATAgattacattttggaattgatccaaacagggtcaagctCACATCAAAGTCAAATGTcagaaatatgttttcattGATAGCTTCCATAATGTtagaattatattttatagatatatCAGAAACACAAATTAGTGACAAGAAGGACTGGACTTGCTGGTGGGCGTGGCAGTCAGGTTTACCCCCCACGCTGAGTGTCAGTACGTTATGCAGCTCGGACCGCGACAGCACACGTCCGGGTTTTGGTTCCTGTCTTGTTATCGGTTGTGTTCCTAATGTGTAATCATCGTTATCACTTGTTCTTGATTTGCCCTTGATTAGTCTGTCTATTTATACCCTTGTGTTTGTAAAGTTGCAAAgtattgtttcagtgttttgcaGCCTGATCCATACCAAGcctttgttctttgtttgttttcctgattTGTCGACTTCGTTTAGTTCTCCGTTTTTTGTGTCCTGCCTTTGCCCAGCGTTCTCTGTTTGCTGATTGTCTGACGCACGCATATTCATTGATGCTGATTCTGTCTGtcgttttggatttgtctgcctgcctctcttcAGTAAAACCTTTACTGCATTTGCATCAGTCTCAGTCTCGCCTGCACCTGCTTTATGTAACAGAGGCATCCCCAGttctacttgtttatttattttagtaccacacttcatacttttatctgtttaaagttacatttaatgttgtgggacatcCGTGAAACAAATCAGTTCctgttcatatttatgttatcgcagctataaacagtcgttccctcagatactgcaaagcgtaaagtcctctgtcctgaagatgtcaaaaaaacttaaagttacagctttacctctcaCTGCTACaaagacactggagactccttccataaatgttaaatacatgtcTTCTTTCAGAAGACttaaccatatcaatgattatacccattttttaatctgtttatgtggaccATCCACTGTACACacgctgtgaatgagccgttactatagaaacgataacgtataatgaatgagtgcattattataaacctgtgatttgcagctgcccTACTGACTGAGctgctgaaaattaatcaacaccttctgaccaatcacaacccAGAATTCTACGACACTGTGATGTAGATGTTCACCATTTTCACGCCTCTGTCTCTGTGATGTCATGTTCTCCCACCTCAGGATAATCTTTATGCCAGTGTAGCAATGACAAATCCAATCAACACTGTACCTGATTCAGCCTCGGCCAATCAGGATGAAGTCCTGTATGCCAGAGTTGTACGCCGGAGTGCTGGTGATCCCGGGAGCGCTGAGTGTTCTGCTGTGAAAGCTTCTGGCTCTGAGGACAAGGAGGTTCAGTACGCTAGTGTTAGATTTACTCGCACTGGTGCTGACTACAGGTGAGAGGAGCCGGTCTATTTCCTCCACGCCAACAGAGCTGGAAATGATCTTCTGCTGGATCTTACTCTGATCATTTATTCTCTTTCTGCAGGCCTTCCAATGCTGAGGATCCCACTGTGATCTACAGCAGAGTGAATTAATCAACATTCACCCATTTATTCAACCTTACCACAGCTCCCACCTGGTCAGTGGAAAGCTTCTAGAAACTCTCCAGATGTCATatgagcttttttattttttttattttttgataccTTCTGATGTCTTGATGTGTATATCATGTGCACCAAGTGTAACTGGAGAACATtggataactaaaaaaaatatttgcactaAACTGTTAGCTAACTTTtgcattttgaatatttaaagccTCAGACccatgagataaatgtaaatgtaaatgtgactcACTTGCGGATCCTAACTCAAAATCCAGTTAGGCCCAATGAAAATATAGCACCTGGTTAAATTCAGCTTATCATGATCAACATCACAACATCACCAGACTTTGATAAAACTTCTGCCTGCACATATTGGAAATCTAAAAACGTATTTGTTTTTCGTTTATTGATAGCTAATTTGTAAAGTAGTCTGCTCGACAAAAAAGCCACAAGATCGTTTTGGAGAACTGATGCTGCATTTGTAGttccttgtaagtggtaatgtGTAAGTTGTAATTAAGTCATTTCCCACATAAGATATTcgcaaagtgggaaaaaaaaaacatggacatctCCATGAAAGCATGTCTTTTGTTCGTTCTGTCAGAGCACGTAAAGCTCATAAACagctactttaactgcactATTGGTTCTGTTCCctataaacattcatgcaacattttggactaaAATTGCATCACAGCACTTACAGCGGACAACAGTGAGTAGCTTAGCAATAAGCTAGAGTACATTAGTGATTActgtaatgttgatgattaccttctcaaaactaTACTGTCtatatattaactgatctaaagccagacctgctttaaactcatttaaaagtagagaagaccaactttacactgttcacagaaCGAGCGGCCGTGTTGATGTGCTGTAACTCTGCTTAACTGCTCATGACTGCCCCTTGTGGCAGAGCAGCGGTACTGCACTACAGGACAATTCAACACCAACACTTCCTGTTAAAGCTGCATTAGTCCAGAGTCTAAAGGTTAAGTAGCTGGGTTCaacatttgaatatatttgggttttttttactcCCTGAGCTGACCTCTttcctgcccatgttcacaGAGATCTGCCCCAAGATAAAATATACCACACAATTAGATAAATACTCATAATACCTAAAAATAGGACAGacagttttaaacattgtgtagtgtgtgttttgtggtttgggGTGTTGTTTCACTTCCTCAGTTGGCATGGCAATAGGTTCATTTGTTCACACAttggactgatgtgttaaaatgtactgtacacaATGCATGCACAGTTTTTACTCTGGTGCAAACACAGTCTTGCTGATGCAATAACACATGTTTGAAAATGCTAATAAAGCTTATTTTTggcttatttaataaaaaagtcTGGTGTAATTAATTTGCTTTTGAATAAAACTTCTGAGGTAATAAATGCACAAGCACTACAGATTACTATAGAGCATTTTCTTtagattcattaaaaatgtatatcttttatctttctttgtCTGAATATTTTCTCCTATTCTGAAGT
This Pangasianodon hypophthalmus isolate fPanHyp1 chromosome 26, fPanHyp1.pri, whole genome shotgun sequence DNA region includes the following protein-coding sequences:
- the LOC113537672 gene encoding B-cell receptor CD22-like, whose protein sequence is MSLKMASPLYLIFLFMISGALGNEWSVKYSQLNLCALKGSTVFMNGTYTHPTGLTVENRFWLINPVKGKEPTDLLKEPGYSDRVEYLGDEQKHFSLRLSDVKKTDEHMYCFRIITNIDKEKFQGHPGVTLTVTDLQVIAPAEVTEGQSAVLTCKTTCSLTDPTFIWYKNRRGLTTKTTKSNEVHLQRVSSEDAGSYSCAVRGYEHLPSPAQTLSVRYPPKNVSVSISSSGEIVEGSSVTLTCSSDANSPVDNYTWFKGKTSVGKGKAYIISKIRTEDSGEYKCKCSNEVGHQDSIGVTLNVLYPPKNVSVSISSSGEIVEGSSVTLTCSSDANPPVEIYTWFKGTTSVGKGKAYIISKIRTEDNGEYKCKCSNEVGHQDSIGVTLNVLYPPKNVSVSISSSGEIVEGSSVTLTCSSDANPPVEIYTWFKGTTSVGKGKAYIISKIRTEDNGEYKCKCSNEVGHQDSIGVTLNVLYPPKNVSVSISSSGEIVEGSSVTLTCSSDANPPVEKYTWFKEKESSPVGSGQSYRALQSGQYYCKAQNKHGSDRSAAVSITLNGESDDVNL